One window of Candidatus Nitrospira kreftii genomic DNA carries:
- a CDS encoding hypothetical protein (conserved protein of unknown function): protein MQGKDPFLALLGVFILSMTFIFCGEGTVTSPPPVVSERPAEIPAPAPNIIQPLPSPPPLPPASRPVRSKKQIDDLLTGNPITFRINSAVLLPEGKTILNSVAAILHEDPTVSFEVDGHTDSVGAEHANGMLSEQRAKAIVEYLISQGIAAERLTLKGYGASRPIIESATEDGRWQNQRDEFSVRINGEQP, encoded by the coding sequence ATGCAGGGTAAAGATCCGTTTTTGGCACTCCTCGGGGTATTCATCCTTAGTATGACATTCATTTTCTGTGGTGAAGGGACGGTGACGTCACCGCCTCCGGTTGTATCAGAGCGCCCGGCTGAAATTCCTGCACCGGCTCCGAACATCATTCAGCCGCTGCCATCGCCACCACCATTGCCACCGGCATCTAGGCCGGTGCGGTCAAAAAAGCAAATCGATGACTTACTGACAGGCAATCCAATTACATTCCGAATCAACAGCGCGGTCCTTCTGCCGGAGGGGAAAACCATTTTGAATAGTGTGGCCGCGATATTACACGAGGACCCAACAGTGTCCTTTGAAGTCGATGGTCATACCGACAGCGTTGGAGCGGAACACGCTAATGGGATGCTCTCAGAACAGCGTGCCAAGGCCATCGTCGAATATCTAATCTCGCAAGGGATCGCAGCAGAACGGCTGACCCTCAAAGGGTACGGAGCCTCTCGACCGATTATTGAGAGTGCCACCGAAGATGGGCGTTGGCAGAACCAAAGAGACGAATTTTCCGTGCGAATCAACGGAGAACAGCCATGA
- a CDS encoding ATP-dependent DNA helicase, component of RuvABC resolvasome, whose product MTDRLVTSRATDEERGLENVLRPQTLDEYVGQEKMKESLRICIEAAQQRREALDHAIFYGPPGLGKTTIAHIIAKEMGAALRSTSGLVLAHAGDVAAILTNLQAHDVLFIDEIHRLPASVEEALYPAMEDFQLDLVIGQGPAARTVKLDLPPFTLVGATTRAGSLTSPLRDRFGLVYRLEFYGPSELEVIVTRSAGVLGIGIDRDGAAEIAHRARGTPRIVNRLIKRIRDYAQIKADGHITQQVAREGLAWLGIDEAGFDDMDRKILLTIIEKFNGGPVGVESLAAAVQEDKGTIEDVYEPYLIQAGFLDRTGRGRQVTRLAYDHFKRSSPFLM is encoded by the coding sequence ATGACCGACCGTTTGGTGACCAGCCGCGCCACGGACGAAGAGCGAGGCCTGGAGAATGTGCTCAGGCCTCAGACGCTGGACGAATACGTCGGCCAAGAGAAGATGAAGGAGTCGCTCCGGATTTGTATCGAAGCGGCTCAGCAACGGCGTGAAGCACTCGACCACGCTATCTTTTACGGTCCACCCGGCCTTGGAAAGACGACCATTGCCCACATTATTGCCAAAGAGATGGGAGCGGCGCTGCGATCGACCTCGGGGTTGGTTCTCGCTCATGCAGGCGACGTCGCGGCGATTCTGACCAATCTTCAAGCGCATGATGTGCTCTTTATCGATGAGATTCATCGTTTACCCGCCTCCGTGGAAGAAGCGCTGTATCCAGCGATGGAGGATTTTCAGTTGGATCTGGTCATCGGGCAAGGTCCTGCCGCGAGGACTGTGAAGCTCGATCTTCCGCCGTTTACGCTGGTGGGGGCCACGACGCGGGCTGGGTCGCTTACCTCTCCGCTGCGAGATCGATTTGGATTGGTGTATCGGCTTGAATTCTATGGGCCGTCCGAGTTGGAAGTGATTGTGACCAGATCTGCCGGAGTCCTCGGTATCGGAATCGACCGGGACGGGGCAGCGGAAATCGCGCACCGCGCACGAGGTACACCACGGATTGTCAATCGACTTATCAAGCGCATCAGAGACTATGCCCAAATCAAGGCGGACGGACATATCACTCAACAGGTTGCACGAGAAGGGTTGGCCTGGTTAGGAATCGATGAAGCCGGGTTTGACGACATGGATCGCAAGATTCTTCTGACTATCATCGAGAAGTTCAACGGGGGACCGGTCGGTGTTGAATCCCTAGCAGCAGCGGTTCAGGAAGATAAGGGTACGATCGAAGATGTATACGAACCCTATCTCATTCAGGCCGGCTTCCTGGATCGCACTGGTCGAGGTCGCCAAGTCACCCGATTAGCATACGACCATTTCAAACGGTCCTCACCATTTCTCATGTAA
- a CDS encoding hypothetical protein (conserved protein of unknown function) produces MKFVCLNCETYMSLEKVEKPEEGSLGVFFACPSCSAKFSMVTNAGETNMMNSLGLKLSPKSAPETSMEGLRALGENGQVAASPKPSSPTPTVAATAVSPAKAPEKASGCPFSAMVAEMGLTASGKPANGGSAASEFTWTPDAKEKLDRLPVFVKPMVQSSVETYARNSGFNTITLQVMDDSKNYSPEGMTWSREAEQRLENIPDFIRPMARKEVERMAKERGVSTITAQVMDEAKDKFMKFM; encoded by the coding sequence ATGAAATTTGTCTGTTTGAACTGCGAAACATATATGAGCCTCGAGAAAGTAGAGAAGCCGGAGGAAGGTTCGCTTGGAGTCTTTTTCGCCTGCCCGTCCTGTAGCGCGAAATTCTCGATGGTGACCAATGCCGGCGAAACCAACATGATGAATTCCTTGGGGCTGAAGCTGAGCCCGAAGTCCGCGCCGGAAACGTCCATGGAAGGGTTGCGCGCACTCGGGGAGAATGGCCAAGTTGCCGCCTCGCCGAAACCGAGTTCTCCTACACCAACGGTGGCTGCCACGGCGGTGTCGCCTGCCAAGGCTCCCGAGAAAGCAAGTGGGTGTCCATTCTCTGCCATGGTCGCTGAGATGGGGTTGACGGCGAGCGGTAAGCCCGCGAACGGTGGCTCTGCTGCATCGGAATTCACCTGGACGCCTGACGCGAAGGAAAAACTCGATCGCCTTCCGGTTTTCGTGAAACCGATGGTCCAAAGCAGTGTGGAAACCTATGCGCGTAATAGCGGATTCAACACGATCACGCTGCAAGTAATGGACGATTCCAAGAACTATTCGCCCGAGGGTATGACGTGGTCGCGGGAGGCAGAACAACGGCTTGAAAATATCCCTGATTTCATCCGCCCGATGGCTCGCAAAGAGGTGGAGCGGATGGCCAAGGAACGTGGGGTGTCGACCATCACGGCGCAAGTCATGGATGAGGCCAAAGACAAGTTCATGAAGTTCATGTAA
- a CDS encoding Phospho-2-dehydro-3-deoxyheptonate aldolase translates to MIIVLKPEASESEVDHIIDRLRDLGLKSQISTGQERTIIGVIGDDRVLHNQPLTALPGVESVLPILAPWKLVSREFKKDVTIIDVGGVKIGGKKLAIMAGPCAVERLELTVGIAHEVKAAGATILRGGAYKPRTSPYSFQGLGREGLDYLVEARKQTGLPVVSEILDTRDIELFLEKADIIQVGARNMQNFELLKEVGAYDKPVLLKRGLSATIKEFLLSAEYIMSRGNQNVMLCERGIRTFETQYRNTLDLAAIPTLKSLSHLPVIVDPSHATGKWDLVAPMSKAAVAAGADGLLIEVHSNPECALCDGEESIKPSKFKALMGDLSNIAKAVGREL, encoded by the coding sequence ATGATCATTGTGTTGAAACCGGAAGCGTCAGAAAGTGAGGTCGATCACATCATTGATCGGCTGCGCGATTTGGGCTTGAAATCTCAAATCTCCACTGGTCAAGAACGAACCATCATTGGTGTCATCGGCGACGATCGAGTGCTGCATAACCAACCGTTGACGGCACTTCCAGGTGTTGAAAGCGTCCTGCCGATTCTCGCTCCCTGGAAACTGGTGAGTCGTGAGTTTAAAAAAGATGTGACGATCATTGATGTCGGTGGAGTCAAGATCGGAGGTAAGAAACTAGCCATCATGGCGGGGCCTTGCGCGGTCGAGCGTCTTGAGCTGACGGTGGGGATTGCCCACGAAGTGAAAGCCGCTGGAGCCACGATTCTTCGAGGCGGAGCGTACAAGCCCCGAACATCACCGTATTCCTTCCAAGGCTTGGGTCGCGAAGGACTTGATTATTTGGTCGAAGCAAGGAAACAGACCGGATTGCCGGTGGTGAGCGAGATTTTGGACACTCGGGATATCGAGCTCTTTCTCGAGAAGGCGGACATCATTCAGGTCGGCGCCCGGAATATGCAGAACTTCGAACTTCTGAAGGAGGTCGGGGCATATGACAAGCCGGTTCTCTTGAAGCGAGGTCTGTCGGCAACCATCAAGGAGTTTCTCTTGTCCGCTGAGTACATCATGTCGCGCGGCAACCAGAACGTCATGTTGTGTGAACGAGGGATACGTACCTTTGAAACGCAGTATCGCAACACGCTTGATCTGGCGGCCATTCCCACCCTGAAAAGCCTCTCGCACCTGCCCGTCATTGTCGACCCGAGTCATGCCACTGGGAAGTGGGATCTTGTCGCTCCGATGTCCAAAGCTGCCGTGGCGGCCGGGGCCGATGGTCTCTTGATTGAGGTGCATTCGAATCCAGAGTGTGCATTGTGCGATGGTGAGGAGTCGATTAAGCCTTCCAAGTTCAAAGCGCTCATGGGCGACCTCAGCAATATTGCTAAGGCTGTGGGGAGGGAGCTCTGA
- a CDS encoding hypothetical protein (conserved membrane protein of unknown function), with amino-acid sequence MGSSMKWGNLLLSVLLLVGVLLAWPAAVCAEPAPDHQQASLPTDMKHKAHGMEGSGGWEGSAEGIAYSEFNHHVTGLSDLLFGLAELATALQYPQLIWARFLLPGALGITGVYLFVWSDHDAWPIGSLSFAETFGGDDLEIIEHKLYSLLALAISVCETLRRTGRVRHPVWAAPLVFLVLIGSLLLFVHSHGNHPAMAKIELHHALLGTVGVCAALSKAVASWMPGASQQLVKWAEVAWAGSVILFGLLLLVYSE; translated from the coding sequence ATGGGTTCCAGTATGAAGTGGGGGAATCTTCTGCTGTCTGTTCTGTTGCTTGTGGGCGTACTCCTTGCCTGGCCTGCAGCTGTTTGTGCAGAACCAGCCCCTGACCATCAACAAGCCTCTCTTCCGACGGATATGAAGCATAAAGCGCATGGGATGGAGGGGAGTGGAGGCTGGGAAGGATCAGCCGAAGGGATAGCCTACTCAGAGTTTAACCATCACGTCACTGGTCTCAGCGACCTGCTATTTGGCCTTGCCGAATTAGCGACTGCATTGCAGTACCCGCAACTCATCTGGGCCCGTTTCCTGTTGCCTGGTGCGCTTGGTATCACAGGGGTCTATCTGTTTGTCTGGAGCGACCATGACGCATGGCCGATCGGCTCGCTCAGCTTTGCGGAAACATTTGGGGGAGATGATCTAGAAATCATTGAGCACAAACTCTATAGCCTTCTCGCGTTGGCTATCTCCGTATGTGAGACGCTTCGCCGAACCGGTCGAGTTCGACACCCGGTGTGGGCAGCACCTTTGGTTTTCTTAGTTCTCATCGGAAGCCTTCTCTTATTCGTGCACTCGCATGGGAACCATCCTGCCATGGCGAAGATCGAACTTCATCATGCACTGTTGGGAACGGTGGGGGTCTGTGCGGCCCTTTCAAAAGCAGTGGCATCATGGATGCCCGGCGCGTCACAGCAATTGGTGAAATGGGCCGAAGTGGCATGGGCTGGTTCCGTGATTCTCTTCGGACTTCTCCTGCTCGTCTATTCCGAATAA
- a CDS encoding Holliday junction ATP-dependent DNA helicase RuvA produces MIAFLTGRLAFKAPTHLTLDVQGVGYEVHIPLSTYYALPNVDEVTALNIHTHLREDAIQLFGFLSQSEKESFLLLTSVSGIGPKLALSVLSSLSIIDLVHAIQTEDVEKLATVPGIGKKSAGRITLELKDKVQKIHGTNPRSSAAETSDAEGPYEDALSALINLGYRAQDAKEALKRVMKAATGSLALKELIREGLKELARG; encoded by the coding sequence ATGATCGCCTTTCTCACGGGGCGGTTGGCATTCAAGGCACCCACCCACCTAACGCTTGATGTACAGGGGGTCGGGTACGAAGTTCATATTCCCCTCAGCACCTATTACGCCCTACCCAATGTAGACGAAGTCACCGCGCTGAATATTCATACGCATCTCCGGGAAGATGCGATCCAGCTGTTCGGTTTTCTCTCGCAAAGTGAAAAGGAGTCGTTTTTGTTGCTGACCAGCGTATCGGGCATCGGTCCGAAGCTCGCCTTGAGTGTGCTCTCCAGCTTGTCGATTATAGACCTGGTTCATGCCATCCAGACGGAAGACGTCGAGAAGCTAGCCACAGTTCCTGGTATCGGGAAGAAATCAGCTGGACGCATTACACTGGAACTGAAAGATAAGGTTCAGAAAATTCACGGTACGAACCCCCGGTCCTCCGCTGCGGAAACGTCTGACGCGGAGGGGCCTTATGAGGATGCGCTTTCCGCTCTGATAAACTTAGGTTATCGCGCTCAGGACGCCAAGGAAGCCTTGAAGCGAGTGATGAAGGCCGCGACAGGCTCCCTGGCTTTGAAAGAGCTCATTCGGGAAGGCCTCAAGGAACTTGCAAGGGGGTGA
- a CDS encoding Histidinol-phosphate aminotransferase — protein MGLHVHPDIRSLSPYVPGKPVEELQRELSLTRVIKLASNENPLGPSPKAIAALSGVQATLHRYPDGGATQLRQAIADRWKVTSDQVILGNGSDEILGLLAKTFLTPGDEAIMADHTFVIYKMEVTAVHGKPIVVPLVNWTHDLESMARAITSRTRLLFLCNPNNPTGTMVSAEAVDRLMAQVPEDVIVVFDEAYFEYVRNPQFPDAMAYVKQGRNAIVLRTFSKIYGLAGLRIGYGVSTSEIIGFLNRVRPPFNANSVAQKAAFAALEDDDHVAKSRMVNAAGMEQLGQGLRALGMTPIPSETNFLYFDAKRDGRSVFDALLREGIIVRHIEGTMIRVTIGQSDENTAFLQAFKRVLDGAR, from the coding sequence ATGGGATTACACGTCCACCCAGATATCCGTTCACTCAGTCCGTATGTTCCCGGTAAACCCGTCGAAGAACTCCAACGGGAACTTAGTCTCACTCGTGTCATCAAGCTGGCATCCAATGAGAATCCGCTGGGACCTTCACCGAAAGCGATCGCCGCCCTAAGTGGGGTGCAAGCGACATTGCATCGATATCCCGACGGCGGGGCGACTCAGCTACGTCAGGCGATTGCCGATCGATGGAAGGTGACTAGCGACCAAGTCATATTGGGAAATGGTTCCGATGAGATTCTTGGCCTATTGGCCAAAACGTTCTTGACTCCAGGTGATGAAGCCATCATGGCCGATCACACCTTCGTGATCTACAAGATGGAAGTGACCGCCGTCCATGGCAAGCCGATAGTCGTGCCCCTGGTCAATTGGACCCATGATCTTGAGTCGATGGCACGGGCTATTACGTCTCGAACCCGATTGCTGTTCCTCTGTAACCCCAATAACCCCACCGGAACAATGGTATCGGCAGAAGCCGTCGATCGGCTTATGGCTCAAGTGCCTGAGGATGTCATTGTCGTATTCGATGAAGCCTACTTTGAATATGTTCGCAATCCTCAATTCCCCGATGCGATGGCATATGTGAAGCAAGGGCGGAACGCGATTGTGTTACGAACGTTCTCCAAGATCTATGGACTTGCAGGATTGCGAATTGGGTATGGAGTCAGCACCTCGGAGATCATCGGCTTCCTAAACCGAGTCCGACCTCCGTTTAACGCCAATAGTGTGGCCCAGAAAGCCGCTTTCGCGGCGTTAGAGGATGATGATCATGTGGCCAAGAGCCGGATGGTCAACGCAGCTGGCATGGAGCAGCTGGGACAGGGACTGCGTGCATTGGGAATGACTCCGATCCCGAGCGAGACGAATTTTCTCTATTTTGATGCCAAGCGGGATGGTCGATCGGTATTCGACGCGCTGTTGCGAGAGGGAATTATTGTGCGGCATATCGAGGGAACTATGATCCGCGTCACCATCGGTCAGTCCGACGAAAACACCGCCTTCCTCCAGGCATTCAAGAGAGTCTTAGATGGAGCAAGGTAG
- a CDS encoding Chorismate mutase / Prephenate dehydratase, producing the protein MPGDMLEYRKEIDRIDDEILRLLNERSKSVIEIGRIKKEKDADANLHTAGREAEIVDRLTKHNTGPFPSEAIRSVYREIMSASLSLESPQKVAYLGPRATFTHMASMQKFGSSVQYVSVHSIKEVFSEVERGRANFGVVPIENTTEGVVNHTLDMFIDSNLLIYGEILQEVSHHLLSKSGLIEDVKKIYSHPHALAQCRNWLETNLLHVPAVEVASTARAAEVCIEEPASAAIASELAGQLYGLKVIKSRIEDNPNNFTRFLILSQKPSERTGRDKTSLMLSVKDKVGALYDLLRPFASHGLNMTKIESRPSQRKAWEYIFFVDVEGHINEERVSRAVEEVKGRCLFMKILGSYAIHS; encoded by the coding sequence ATGCCAGGAGACATGCTGGAATACCGTAAGGAAATCGATAGGATCGATGATGAAATCCTTCGCCTACTCAACGAGCGGTCGAAGAGTGTTATTGAGATTGGAAGGATTAAAAAAGAAAAAGATGCCGATGCTAATCTCCACACCGCGGGGCGTGAGGCTGAAATCGTCGACCGATTGACGAAGCACAATACTGGGCCGTTTCCCAGTGAGGCTATTCGGTCCGTGTATCGAGAAATCATGTCGGCGTCTCTGTCGCTGGAGTCGCCACAGAAGGTGGCCTATTTGGGACCGCGGGCGACCTTTACCCATATGGCCAGTATGCAGAAATTCGGATCTTCCGTTCAATATGTGTCAGTCCACAGCATCAAAGAGGTGTTCAGCGAGGTTGAGAGAGGGCGAGCCAACTTTGGGGTGGTGCCGATTGAAAACACGACGGAAGGCGTAGTAAATCACACGCTCGACATGTTTATCGATTCCAACTTGTTGATCTATGGGGAAATTCTTCAGGAAGTTTCGCATCATCTCTTGTCAAAGTCCGGCCTGATCGAAGACGTCAAGAAAATCTATTCCCATCCGCATGCCCTTGCGCAATGTCGGAACTGGCTTGAAACAAATCTTCTGCATGTTCCGGCTGTTGAGGTGGCCAGTACAGCCCGGGCGGCCGAGGTTTGTATCGAGGAACCCGCGTCGGCAGCCATAGCATCGGAATTAGCTGGTCAACTCTATGGGCTCAAGGTCATCAAGTCCCGCATCGAAGATAATCCCAATAATTTTACTCGTTTCCTCATTTTGTCGCAGAAGCCATCGGAGCGGACTGGTAGGGATAAGACATCGTTGATGTTATCCGTGAAAGATAAAGTGGGGGCCCTGTATGACCTACTCCGCCCCTTTGCGTCCCATGGACTGAACATGACCAAAATTGAATCCCGGCCCTCCCAGCGAAAAGCGTGGGAGTATATCTTTTTTGTTGATGTCGAAGGCCACATCAATGAAGAACGGGTCAGCAGAGCTGTGGAAGAAGTGAAGGGCCGCTGTCTCTTCATGAAAATTTTAGGATCGTACGCCATTCACAGCTGA
- a CDS encoding hypothetical protein (conserved protein of unknown function): MMPIDIRNAAKRFMCVVAIGATVIVTCPQVSIAEEAPQPKSIRMTCGKCPDGYATTGVTQSPEICKDEDPTLVQCVPLGANMLGVCGTCPDGYIEIGNSSVPARCGSSDGGRMSQCQLRKMEMNLPDPTQGYKTCPPDCGSTARPGQGALPPPPKYQQAPENK, from the coding sequence ATGATGCCAATCGATATCCGGAATGCGGCAAAGCGCTTCATGTGCGTTGTGGCCATCGGAGCGACGGTCATTGTCACGTGTCCACAAGTCAGCATTGCAGAGGAAGCTCCGCAGCCCAAGAGCATCAGGATGACCTGTGGGAAGTGCCCGGATGGGTATGCGACAACCGGTGTGACCCAGTCCCCTGAGATCTGCAAAGACGAGGATCCAACGCTCGTACAATGTGTACCGCTAGGAGCAAACATGCTGGGGGTGTGTGGAACGTGTCCAGACGGCTATATCGAAATCGGCAATTCCTCGGTTCCAGCGCGCTGTGGAAGCAGCGACGGAGGCCGGATGAGTCAGTGTCAGTTGCGCAAGATGGAAATGAACTTACCCGATCCGACCCAAGGGTACAAAACCTGTCCTCCGGATTGCGGGAGTACGGCTAGACCGGGCCAGGGGGCTCTGCCACCTCCCCCCAAATATCAACAGGCGCCGGAGAACAAGTGA
- a CDS encoding hypothetical protein (conserved hypothetical protein) has translation MGGHSHWATIKRHKGAQDAKRGKIFTRIIRELTIAARSGGDPDGNPRLRLAIAKAKEANMPGDTMKKAVQRGTGELPGVNYEEFSLEGYGPGGTAVLLEITSDNRNRTVAEIRSLLTKNHGNMSEAGAVAWQFQKKGLVAIEKGKVDEDALLSLALDAGAEDVKVGEKSYEVLTTPQDFEAVKKALVDANIDTTLAEITFIPQNTIRLDEKSAEQMLKLMEILDEHDDVQKVHANFDIPDEVMEKVAATAAG, from the coding sequence ATGGGTGGACATAGTCACTGGGCCACGATCAAACGGCACAAAGGGGCCCAGGACGCGAAGCGCGGGAAAATCTTCACGCGAATCATCCGAGAGCTCACCATCGCGGCTCGGTCTGGTGGTGATCCCGATGGGAATCCCCGATTGCGTCTTGCGATCGCTAAGGCCAAAGAAGCCAATATGCCGGGCGATACGATGAAGAAAGCTGTCCAGCGTGGGACGGGCGAGCTTCCTGGCGTGAACTATGAAGAATTTTCTTTGGAAGGCTATGGTCCTGGAGGAACTGCGGTACTTCTCGAGATTACGAGTGATAACCGGAACCGGACCGTCGCGGAGATTCGCAGCCTCCTTACGAAAAATCACGGCAATATGTCTGAAGCGGGTGCCGTCGCCTGGCAGTTCCAGAAGAAGGGCCTTGTCGCGATTGAAAAGGGGAAGGTCGATGAAGATGCTCTTCTCTCGTTGGCCCTCGATGCCGGGGCGGAGGACGTGAAGGTCGGTGAAAAAAGTTATGAGGTCCTCACGACTCCACAAGATTTTGAGGCGGTCAAGAAAGCGTTGGTGGATGCCAATATCGACACAACTCTGGCCGAGATCACCTTCATTCCGCAGAACACGATCCGCCTGGACGAAAAGTCCGCTGAACAAATGCTCAAGCTGATGGAAATCTTAGATGAGCACGACGATGTGCAGAAGGTTCATGCGAATTTCGATATTCCGGATGAAGTCATGGAGAAAGTGGCCGCGACGGCAGCAGGATAG
- a CDS encoding hypothetical protein (conserved protein of unknown function), whose amino-acid sequence MLNHLKSHVVAYSLAAVVALFFAGQAVLWSSQHETNLIQPQSVEAAVDPASAEKFAKLDQENQQLQEQNGQLHTQNNQLNTQNNQLYAQNDQLQEQNGQLRQQNSQLNRQIKQLQEVIKEKDALAATQTRELGLRHQQLANYEQALEAMKAQTPMIEQAVRKQTKTDAGLVKLARETLGVEVEVRECR is encoded by the coding sequence ATGCTGAATCATCTCAAATCCCATGTCGTGGCTTATAGCCTCGCTGCCGTCGTGGCACTCTTCTTCGCCGGGCAGGCGGTGCTATGGTCCTCGCAGCACGAGACAAACCTAATCCAGCCGCAGTCGGTTGAAGCTGCAGTCGATCCGGCCTCGGCAGAGAAGTTCGCGAAGCTGGATCAGGAGAACCAGCAGCTCCAGGAACAGAATGGCCAGCTTCACACACAGAATAACCAACTCAATACACAGAACAACCAACTCTACGCGCAGAATGACCAGCTCCAGGAACAAAATGGCCAGCTCCGTCAGCAAAATAGCCAGCTCAATCGACAGATCAAGCAGCTCCAAGAGGTCATTAAGGAGAAGGACGCACTGGCTGCGACCCAGACACGCGAACTTGGGCTCCGCCACCAGCAGTTGGCCAACTACGAGCAGGCCTTGGAGGCCATGAAGGCGCAGACGCCGATGATTGAGCAGGCTGTGCGCAAGCAGACCAAAACGGATGCGGGGCTGGTGAAACTCGCACGGGAAACGTTGGGAGTAGAGGTTGAGGTGAGGGAATGTCGATGA
- a CDS encoding hypothetical protein (conserved protein of unknown function): protein MMSAHWACWLWTVVGASFLGWGIKGVVLGPVMDDKRRELERLKNKVSMLTSQPPEVRTVEKRVEVPIERVVVKRVEVPVEKTVDRPIDSPEHLARIKALEGEVAVIAGLFTQIAQLKTFSSQAGERRIEERVVVQVDNSEQLARIQALEGEVAVITELREQIAELRASSSQAKEKVVEQRIEPPSEQSGVVPVENKEHLARIKALEGKVAVITELREQLAQLAQHQAVSFQAGEMGVEKRIETPAEQIVVSNENAPVEPLSEHTSDLDHAAAVASADEGPAVGESPDDLKHIRGIGPALERFLHKRGVFWFSQVATWSQKDIDKFEFLLPNFGGRIQRESWVRSAQDEHYKKYKQWLGEGEPPSESPDVQVPIDQPQAAFSQAEEMGIEQQVETPADQIVVQNGDVPVETISEPAGNLDYSATVEPSEETQGSKESPDDLKQIRGVGPGLERFLHKRGVFWFSQVATWSKADIDKFEFLLPNFGGRIQRENWVRSAQVEYYKKYKQWLGDGEPPSTTPDTH, encoded by the coding sequence ATGATGTCTGCGCACTGGGCATGCTGGCTCTGGACGGTGGTGGGAGCTAGTTTCCTTGGGTGGGGGATCAAGGGTGTGGTGTTGGGGCCAGTGATGGATGACAAGCGTCGTGAGCTAGAACGTCTCAAAAATAAGGTCAGCATGCTCACCAGCCAACCGCCAGAGGTTCGAACGGTTGAGAAGAGGGTGGAGGTCCCGATTGAACGGGTGGTGGTCAAACGCGTGGAAGTACCGGTGGAAAAGACTGTCGATCGGCCGATCGACAGTCCGGAGCACCTGGCCCGGATTAAGGCGTTGGAAGGCGAGGTCGCCGTGATCGCTGGACTGTTTACGCAGATCGCTCAGCTCAAGACCTTTTCTTCACAGGCTGGGGAGAGGCGTATTGAAGAGCGGGTGGTGGTGCAGGTCGACAATTCGGAGCAGCTGGCTCGGATCCAGGCGTTAGAAGGCGAGGTCGCAGTGATCACCGAGCTTCGTGAGCAGATTGCTGAGCTCCGAGCCTCGTCGTCGCAGGCCAAAGAAAAGGTCGTCGAGCAGCGGATCGAGCCTCCCTCTGAACAGAGCGGGGTAGTGCCGGTTGAGAATAAGGAGCACTTGGCTCGGATCAAGGCGTTGGAAGGCAAAGTGGCCGTGATCACCGAGCTGCGTGAGCAACTCGCCCAGCTTGCGCAGCACCAAGCCGTGTCTTTCCAGGCTGGGGAAATGGGTGTCGAGAAGCGGATCGAGACTCCTGCCGAACAGATTGTTGTGTCGAATGAGAACGCGCCGGTTGAACCACTCAGCGAACACACGAGCGACCTGGACCATGCCGCCGCAGTTGCGTCGGCGGATGAAGGACCAGCGGTCGGCGAGTCGCCCGATGATCTGAAGCACATACGCGGGATCGGGCCGGCGCTAGAACGGTTCCTCCACAAGCGGGGCGTCTTCTGGTTCAGCCAGGTGGCGACCTGGAGCCAGAAGGATATCGACAAATTCGAGTTCCTGTTACCCAATTTTGGGGGGCGCATCCAACGAGAAAGCTGGGTGCGCAGTGCGCAGGACGAGCACTATAAGAAGTATAAGCAGTGGCTCGGCGAGGGCGAGCCTCCGAGTGAAAGTCCAGATGTTCAGGTACCGATCGATCAGCCCCAAGCCGCGTTTTCCCAGGCCGAGGAAATGGGTATCGAGCAGCAGGTCGAGACTCCTGCTGACCAGATTGTCGTGCAGAATGGGGACGTGCCGGTTGAAACAATCAGCGAGCCTGCTGGGAATCTGGATTATTCCGCTACCGTTGAGCCGTCGGAAGAAACGCAAGGCAGTAAAGAGTCACCTGATGATCTGAAACAAATCCGCGGGGTCGGGCCAGGGCTAGAACGGTTCCTGCACAAGCGAGGTGTCTTCTGGTTCAGTCAGGTGGCGACCTGGAGCAAAGCGGACATCGACAAATTCGAGTTCTTGTTACCCAACTTTGGGGGGCGCATCCAACGAGAAAACTGGGTGCGCAGTGCGCAAGTTGAGTACTACAAGAAGTATAAGCAGTGGCTCGGCGACGGTGAGCCTCCGAGTACAACGCCGGATACGCACTAG